The following proteins are co-located in the Lentibacillus sp. JNUCC-1 genome:
- the gerD gene encoding spore germination lipoprotein GerD, with protein MIRKIIMSLSLLSIIVISACGGEGESAKEADYETTKKMVVDILQTEDGKKALNEILSDEKMKQHLVMESDMVKNAINESMASEKGAEMWKKLFEDPEFVKKYAESMSKEQKELMKALMQDAEFQKQMLEILKDPKMTEQYLTVIKSQEFSAHLEETIQKTLETPTFQAKMQDILLKAAEKQAAGKESGGKKEEEQPEGGGSGGEGGGGSGSEGG; from the coding sequence ATGATACGCAAAATCATCATGTCGCTGTCTCTCTTATCCATCATCGTTATCTCCGCATGTGGAGGAGAAGGTGAGTCAGCAAAAGAAGCCGATTATGAGACGACGAAAAAAATGGTCGTTGACATATTACAGACAGAAGATGGCAAAAAAGCCCTTAATGAAATTTTATCAGATGAAAAAATGAAACAGCATCTCGTGATGGAATCGGATATGGTTAAAAATGCGATTAACGAATCCATGGCTTCCGAAAAGGGGGCTGAAATGTGGAAGAAGTTGTTCGAGGACCCGGAGTTTGTTAAAAAGTATGCAGAATCCATGTCTAAAGAACAAAAGGAGCTCATGAAAGCCTTAATGCAAGATGCGGAGTTTCAAAAACAAATGCTGGAAATATTAAAGGATCCAAAAATGACCGAGCAATACTTGACTGTGATTAAAAGTCAGGAATTCAGCGCCCATCTAGAGGAAACGATCCAAAAGACACTGGAAACCCCGACATTTCAAGCAAAGATGCAAGATATCTTGCTAAAAGCAGCCGAAAAACAAGCAGCTGGGAAAGAAAGCGGAGGAAAGAAGGAAGAAGAGCAACCTGAAGGCGGTGGAAGTGGTGGAGAAGGTGGAGGTGGAAGCGGTTCAGAAGGCGGATAA
- a CDS encoding KinB-signaling pathway activation protein, with protein MNSRKLVGLFFKTLLIGGITGLITSFFVNTDGIYTTYLDPVNVKELIGLVIFYTGFGFLSSVVSQTGFFAYLFINRFGLGFFKGMWPAVQVLLIAFVAFDLVYFPYQETKGEVALYWYILMSAAIVGYGLIIAKIKASQTNQRAFVPALFLMVVMTSVEWVPALRAEGTDYAWLMIVPLLACNTYQLLVLHKLTRDEHGQPIETNGKNQQTNKK; from the coding sequence TTGAACAGTCGCAAGCTTGTTGGTTTATTTTTTAAAACATTATTAATTGGCGGCATAACAGGTCTCATCACAAGCTTTTTTGTCAATACAGATGGTATTTATACAACCTATCTAGATCCGGTTAATGTCAAAGAATTGATCGGGTTGGTTATTTTTTATACAGGATTTGGATTTTTATCGAGTGTGGTAAGCCAGACGGGATTTTTTGCTTATTTGTTTATTAACCGCTTCGGACTTGGGTTCTTTAAAGGCATGTGGCCGGCTGTACAGGTTCTCCTAATTGCGTTCGTTGCATTTGATCTTGTTTATTTTCCGTACCAGGAAACTAAGGGTGAAGTGGCACTTTATTGGTATATCTTAATGAGTGCGGCGATTGTTGGCTATGGGTTGATCATTGCTAAAATTAAGGCCTCGCAAACGAATCAGCGGGCATTTGTACCAGCGCTGTTTCTTATGGTCGTGATGACTTCTGTAGAATGGGTTCCCGCACTGCGGGCAGAAGGAACAGACTATGCATGGCTGATGATCGTTCCTTTATTGGCGTGCAACACCTACCAATTGCTCGTTTTGCACAAATTGACAAGAGATGAACATGGGCAGCCTATTGAAACGAATGGCAAAAATCAACAGACAAATAAAAAGTAA
- the pdaB gene encoding polysaccharide deacetylase family sporulation protein PdaB, with product MDHFYTIRLNKWKRISVIVVFALFAALFIWFERNGTLSILSNQTAQPAALSKGDSDENAIALTFNISWGEERVHDILDLLEKHQVQATFFISGEWAEKHPDILESISDGKHEIGMLGYRYKSYLEMEKEQIQKDLRHAKEIFRKLGYEDITLLRPPNGQFDQEILELTDQMGYDVVHWNVNPNDWENPGTEKIVNTVMKNTSNGDIILMHASDAVKQTSEAIDAILPGLKKKGFQFVPISELMSQAHAESEMIE from the coding sequence ATGGATCACTTTTATACCATCAGGTTAAATAAATGGAAACGGATATCAGTGATTGTTGTTTTTGCATTGTTTGCAGCGCTGTTTATTTGGTTTGAACGTAACGGAACTTTGTCGATCCTGTCTAATCAAACAGCTCAGCCTGCAGCACTTTCAAAAGGGGATTCAGATGAGAATGCCATTGCTTTAACATTTAATATCAGCTGGGGTGAGGAACGGGTGCACGATATTCTCGATCTGCTTGAGAAGCATCAAGTACAGGCGACGTTTTTCATAAGTGGTGAATGGGCAGAGAAACATCCGGATATTTTGGAGTCAATTAGTGATGGCAAGCATGAGATTGGAATGCTTGGGTATCGATATAAAAGTTATCTTGAAATGGAAAAAGAGCAGATTCAAAAGGATTTGCGTCACGCGAAAGAAATCTTCCGGAAGCTTGGATACGAAGACATTACACTCCTCAGACCGCCAAATGGCCAGTTTGATCAAGAAATTCTTGAGTTGACAGATCAGATGGGGTATGACGTTGTCCATTGGAACGTGAACCCAAATGATTGGGAAAATCCAGGCACAGAAAAAATCGTGAATACGGTTATGAAGAACACGAGCAATGGGGACATCATCCTGATGCATGCCTCTGATGCCGTTAAACAGACGTCTGAAGCAATCGATGCCATTCTGCCAGGGTTGAAGAAGAAAGGCTTTCAATTTGTACCTATATCAGAATTGATGAGTCAAGCACATGCAGAGTCAGAAATGATTGAATGA